In one Terriglobales bacterium genomic region, the following are encoded:
- a CDS encoding UPF0175 family protein — protein MEIKVILPDDVAEHADPGREALERLVIEGYRSGVLSHYQGSQLLGMSRLQFDGFLKARDVHEHAYGLEDLKADENTLRQLESKGLI, from the coding sequence ATGGAAATCAAGGTCATTCTGCCCGACGATGTGGCTGAGCACGCCGATCCGGGACGCGAGGCGCTTGAGCGGTTAGTAATCGAAGGCTATCGTTCCGGAGTTCTTTCGCACTACCAGGGAAGCCAACTATTGGGAATGTCTCGGCTTCAATTCGACGGGTTCCTGAAGGCTCGTGATGTTCACGAGCACGCCTACGGACTGGAAGACTTGAAGGCGGATGAGAATACTCTCCGACAACTTGAAAGCAAAGGTCTCATCTGA